The following coding sequences are from one Humulus lupulus chromosome X, drHumLupu1.1, whole genome shotgun sequence window:
- the LOC133806452 gene encoding uncharacterized protein LOC133806452 produces MAYLDKIKDLLAQLKKYNIQQIPREQNATADALARLASSAMVDKASLVPIEYLVEPRVNLLEPVFMIENTHSWMTPIAAYLEHGILLNSRNDSRKLMRKSARYVILDGHGIPKSFSAILYPQANGQIEAVNKTVKDTLKKHLEEAKRNWPRKLPEVLWSYKTTERTTTGDTPFALAYGYEAILPVEVTPPSHRHTTYDSDCNHQLLVESLDYIEERHKKSNITQQKRLQSTSLPELRNKILMWVI; encoded by the exons ATGGCCTATCTTGATAAAATCAAAGACCTACTTGCTCAGCTCAAGAAGTACAACATCCAACAGATACCAAGAGAACAAAATGCCACAGCAGATGCGCTGGCCAGACTGGCCAGCAGTGCTATGGTGGACAAAGCCAGCTTGGTTCCTATTGAATACCTGGTCGAACCTAGAGTCAACCTGCTAGAACCAGTCTTTATGATAGAAAACACTCATTCTTGGATGACTCCGATTGCAGCTTATCTAGAACACGGAATCCTACTCAACAGTCGCAATGATTCCAGGAAACTGATGAGGAAATCAGCTCGGTACGTAATCCTGGATGgg CATGGCATCCCAAAAAGTTTCTCAGCAATCTTGTACCCTCAAGCAAATGGGCAGATAGAGGCAGTTAATAAAACtgtcaaagacactctgaagaagcaTCTAGAAGAGGCTAAGAGAAACTGGCCGCGGAAActgcctgaagtactttggtcatACAAGACTACCGAACGAACAACTACTGGTGATACCCCATTTGCACttgcatatggatatgaagcaatACTGCCAGTAGAAGTAACTCCACCATCTCACCGACATACAACATATGACTCAGATTGTAACCACCAACTGTTGGTCGAGTCCTTAGACTATATTGAAGAGAGACACAAAAAGTCCAACATAACCCAACAAAAAAGGCTGCAAAGTACTTCATTACCAGAGTTAAGGAACAAAATTTTGATGTGGGTGATTTAA